The Petrocella atlantisensis genome has a window encoding:
- a CDS encoding thioredoxin family protein, with translation MEIKVLGPGCKNCTNLEANTKKALAELNIEATVEKVTDMKEIIGYGVMSTPALVVDGTLKVMGRVPKPSEIKEYLV, from the coding sequence ATGGAGATCAAAGTATTAGGACCAGGTTGTAAAAATTGTACAAATCTAGAAGCAAACACAAAAAAAGCACTTGCAGAATTAAACATTGAGGCGACTGTGGAAAAAGTGACAGACATGAAAGAAATTATAGGATATGGCGTTATGAGTACACCGGCACTTGTTGTAGATGGAACGCTAAAAGTAATGGGCAGGGTGCCAAAGCCATCGGAGATTAAAGAATATTTGGTATAG
- a CDS encoding FAD-dependent oxidoreductase, producing MRIIVIGAVAAGTSAAAKARRNDEDSEIVIYEKDQDISYSGCGMPYFIGGEVEDKEELTPRDPEFFKKKYNIDIHISHEVIDLDTSSKTIRVKNLSNNEIFEDYYDRLVIATGAVSVMPPIEGIHQKHVFALRNIQDMLKITGFIDSNKPKSAIIIGSGFIGLELCENLKNIGIDITLIEMLDQVTPGLDADMATYVEEHLIEKDVKVMLSARVETILEDGVKLQNGQMVHGDMIVVATGVKPEVTLAKAGGIATGESGAIIVDQRMETNITDVYACGDCIEQYHVVTGKPVFRPLGSTANKTGRIAGENISGGHLLFRGILGTGIFKVFDLAVAQTGLSEKEAKALGYSVVVSHNIKPSKPFYMGGKELVIKAIADKITGKLLGVQIIGEDGVDKRLDVFVTAITYGAKAEDLFHLDLGYAPPFSITKDPVMYTGMILDNAIHKERRLMTIDELEKLKASGKPYKIIDARIPKQFEKKHVAGAINMPHENFRLHLKDLDKEIIIITYCNKGTTGNAVQNILMNHGFKEVYNISGGHKTAEKNIKKHKKN from the coding sequence ATGAGAATTATAGTAATCGGTGCAGTAGCAGCGGGTACATCAGCAGCAGCAAAGGCTAGAAGAAATGATGAGGATTCGGAGATTGTCATTTATGAAAAAGATCAGGATATATCTTACTCCGGTTGTGGCATGCCTTATTTTATCGGTGGCGAAGTAGAAGATAAAGAAGAACTTACACCAAGAGATCCTGAATTTTTCAAAAAGAAATATAATATAGATATACATATATCTCATGAGGTCATAGACCTAGATACAAGCTCAAAAACAATAAGGGTTAAGAACTTAAGCAATAATGAGATTTTTGAGGATTATTATGACCGCTTGGTAATAGCAACAGGTGCTGTATCTGTTATGCCACCCATTGAGGGCATTCATCAGAAACATGTTTTTGCATTAAGAAATATTCAAGATATGCTTAAAATCACAGGATTTATTGATAGCAATAAGCCAAAGTCAGCGATTATTATTGGAAGTGGTTTTATTGGATTGGAGCTTTGTGAGAACTTGAAAAACATCGGCATAGACATTACATTGATAGAAATGCTAGATCAAGTGACACCTGGGCTAGATGCAGATATGGCAACCTATGTTGAGGAACATCTAATAGAAAAAGATGTAAAAGTAATGCTAAGCGCCAGAGTTGAAACCATCCTAGAAGATGGTGTCAAGCTGCAAAATGGACAAATGGTTCATGGTGACATGATTGTTGTGGCGACAGGTGTGAAGCCCGAAGTGACTTTAGCAAAAGCCGGGGGTATAGCTACAGGAGAATCCGGTGCAATAATCGTAGATCAGAGAATGGAAACCAATATTACAGATGTTTACGCCTGTGGTGATTGTATTGAACAGTACCATGTGGTTACTGGCAAGCCGGTATTTAGACCTCTTGGATCAACCGCTAACAAGACAGGTAGAATTGCTGGAGAAAATATATCCGGTGGGCATTTATTGTTTAGAGGTATACTTGGAACCGGTATTTTTAAAGTCTTTGATTTGGCTGTAGCTCAGACAGGGCTATCTGAAAAAGAAGCAAAGGCACTTGGATATTCGGTCGTAGTTAGCCATAATATAAAACCCAGCAAACCATTCTATATGGGTGGTAAAGAACTGGTTATTAAAGCAATTGCAGATAAAATAACAGGAAAACTATTAGGTGTTCAAATCATTGGAGAAGACGGCGTTGATAAGCGACTGGATGTTTTTGTAACAGCCATTACTTACGGGGCAAAGGCAGAAGATCTTTTTCATTTGGACTTAGGTTATGCACCACCATTTTCAATTACAAAAGATCCGGTTATGTATACAGGTATGATACTGGATAACGCCATTCACAAAGAACGTCGACTTATGACAATTGATGAACTCGAGAAGCTTAAAGCATCCGGTAAACCCTATAAAATCATTGATGCAAGGATACCCAAACAATTTGAGAAGAAACATGTGGCAGGTGCTATTAACATGCCTCACGAAAACTTTAGATTGCATTTAAAGGACCTAGATAAAGAAATCATCATCATTACATATTGCAATAAGGGAACCACGGGAAACGCGGTGCAAAATATATTAATGAATCATGGCTTTAAGGAAGTATATAATATTTCAGGCGGTCATAAAACTGCGGAAAAAAACATAAAAAAACATAAAAAAAACTAA
- a CDS encoding TRC40/GET3/ArsA family transport-energizing ATPase codes for MNKTSSEATNKTTSKTTSKTEFIFFSGKGGVGKTSMASTTAVYYANMGKKTMIVTTDPAANLSDVFDQEIGHNITKINGIEHLYAMEIDPDQSTKEYKERSLAPMRELFDEEMIKIAEEQLSGPCTEEMASFDKFIDFMDDDSYDIIIFDTAPTGHTIRLLELPVDWSKHIEDSSKGSGQTCMGPVALIQESKEKYDRALSKLRDSKQTDFVFVMQPEQTSLQETVRASNELAQIGVTTTRIIINGFIPESEIVNPFFKTRYEMQQGYKEKAHEAFPNVTIQTMELFDGELKGMAMFKKCGAKLFNVPLENEALVANSDQEEAKEDSVPRMNLDNLDLDIGKLIYPEEGKRKHIFYSGKGGVGKTSMACLTAVKTANKGFKTLLMTTDPAAHIGNVLDKPVTDEVTQIDGISNLFAVKIDQKKATHDYKESILKDARLNFDANTIQAMEEELDSPCTEEMASFQKFMEYASGDAFEVIVFDTAPTGHTLRLLELPMDWSKQIQLKAGVSTEISTADKIQKARFDKVINMMKNKEETTFGFVMYPEKTPIIEAYRASEELKSVDVHTQLIVANLIIPDDQAVTPFFGNRRNMQEKYLKEIHDQFTESQVLKVPMQEKEIRGLEMLTLMSENIFGGK; via the coding sequence ATGAATAAAACATCCAGTGAAGCAACAAATAAAACAACAAGTAAAACAACAAGTAAGACAGAATTTATATTTTTCTCAGGAAAAGGCGGCGTAGGTAAGACGTCTATGGCTAGTACGACAGCGGTTTATTATGCTAATATGGGTAAAAAAACCATGATCGTTACCACAGACCCTGCGGCCAACTTATCGGATGTATTTGATCAGGAGATTGGTCATAATATAACCAAGATTAATGGCATCGAGCATCTATACGCCATGGAGATCGATCCGGATCAATCTACAAAGGAATATAAAGAAAGATCATTAGCACCTATGAGAGAGCTTTTTGATGAAGAAATGATTAAGATTGCTGAGGAACAACTCAGCGGACCATGTACAGAGGAAATGGCTTCATTTGATAAGTTCATTGACTTTATGGATGATGACAGTTATGACATTATTATATTTGATACGGCACCTACAGGCCATACAATCCGTTTATTGGAGCTTCCTGTTGACTGGAGCAAGCATATTGAAGATAGTTCCAAAGGGAGCGGACAAACCTGTATGGGGCCAGTGGCTTTGATTCAAGAAAGTAAAGAAAAATATGATCGAGCACTGTCAAAGCTAAGAGATTCAAAACAAACTGACTTTGTCTTTGTGATGCAACCGGAACAAACATCGCTTCAAGAGACGGTACGCGCATCCAACGAGTTGGCTCAGATTGGAGTGACCACAACCAGAATCATCATCAACGGCTTCATACCGGAATCGGAAATCGTTAACCCATTCTTCAAAACCAGATACGAGATGCAACAAGGCTATAAAGAAAAAGCCCATGAAGCCTTTCCGAATGTGACCATCCAAACCATGGAGTTATTTGATGGTGAACTAAAAGGCATGGCTATGTTTAAGAAATGTGGCGCGAAGCTATTTAACGTACCTCTAGAAAATGAAGCTTTAGTTGCTAATAGTGATCAAGAAGAAGCAAAAGAAGATTCAGTACCAAGAATGAATCTGGATAACTTAGATCTTGATATCGGAAAACTCATCTATCCGGAAGAAGGTAAAAGAAAGCATATCTTTTACTCCGGTAAAGGCGGCGTGGGTAAAACATCTATGGCATGTCTAACAGCTGTTAAGACGGCTAATAAAGGGTTTAAGACCTTACTAATGACAACAGACCCTGCGGCACATATTGGTAATGTCCTTGATAAGCCGGTTACAGATGAAGTCACACAAATCGATGGGATTTCAAATCTATTTGCTGTGAAGATTGACCAGAAAAAAGCGACCCATGATTATAAAGAATCCATATTAAAAGATGCCCGTTTGAATTTTGATGCAAACACAATTCAAGCCATGGAAGAAGAACTGGATTCACCTTGTACGGAAGAGATGGCTTCCTTCCAAAAGTTTATGGAATATGCCAGTGGCGATGCTTTTGAAGTGATTGTTTTTGATACGGCACCAACCGGTCATACACTAAGACTTCTTGAGTTACCTATGGACTGGAGTAAGCAGATTCAGCTAAAAGCCGGTGTTTCAACAGAAATCAGTACCGCGGATAAGATTCAGAAAGCTCGTTTTGACAAGGTTATTAATATGATGAAAAACAAAGAGGAAACCACTTTTGGCTTTGTTATGTATCCTGAGAAAACACCGATTATTGAAGCCTATAGAGCATCAGAAGAGTTAAAATCTGTAGATGTTCATACACAACTCATTGTGGCGAATCTAATTATTCCCGATGATCAAGCCGTAACACCCTTCTTTGGGAATCGTAGAAATATGCAGGAAAAATATTTAAAAGAAATTCATGATCAGTTTACAGAATCACAAGTACTTAAAGTACCGATGCAGGAAAAGGAAATCAGAGGCTTAGAGATGCTCACGTTGATGTCAGAAAACATTTTTGGAGGAAAATAA
- a CDS encoding YhdH/YhfP family quinone oxidoreductase produces the protein MNDNKYKAMLVSVIHEKEFQREIIMRQVQDLPKGDILINVKYSSLNYKDALSATGNKGVTRSYPHTPGIDAAGVVVESNNDTLKVGDKVIVTGYDLGMNTSGGYGEYIRVPAEWVVKLPENLSLRESMIFGTAGFTAALSVYKLVNSDVKPKDGDILVTGATGGVGSIAISILNRIGYNVIAATGKTDEKEMLFGLGAKEIVDRKEIDDKSERALSKGRWAGVIDTVGGNILATAIKSTNYGGSVTCCGNVASHEFSTSVYPFILRGITLFGIDSVQCPMDIRLKIWNALASDWKPNNLNDNVDEVSLEGLSKKIDMILAGKHKGRTIVNLEL, from the coding sequence ATGAATGACAATAAATATAAAGCAATGTTAGTGTCCGTGATTCACGAAAAAGAATTTCAAAGGGAAATTATAATGAGACAAGTCCAAGATCTTCCAAAAGGAGATATTCTAATAAATGTAAAGTATTCTTCACTAAACTATAAAGACGCTCTTTCAGCTACAGGAAATAAAGGCGTAACTAGAAGTTATCCCCATACGCCTGGAATTGATGCTGCTGGTGTTGTAGTAGAAAGTAACAATGATACTTTAAAAGTTGGTGATAAAGTTATTGTAACAGGATATGATTTAGGGATGAATACATCAGGAGGTTATGGAGAGTATATTAGAGTTCCTGCTGAATGGGTTGTTAAACTTCCCGAAAATCTTTCTCTTAGAGAGAGCATGATATTTGGTACAGCTGGATTTACTGCTGCTCTATCCGTTTATAAATTAGTAAACTCAGATGTTAAACCTAAAGATGGAGATATCTTAGTAACAGGTGCAACAGGCGGAGTAGGTAGCATAGCTATCTCAATCTTAAATAGAATTGGCTATAATGTCATCGCTGCTACAGGAAAAACTGATGAAAAAGAAATGCTATTTGGGCTTGGCGCAAAAGAGATCGTTGATAGAAAAGAGATAGATGACAAATCTGAAAGAGCTCTTTCAAAAGGTCGATGGGCCGGTGTAATAGATACAGTAGGTGGAAATATATTAGCTACAGCTATTAAATCAACTAATTATGGCGGTAGTGTGACATGCTGTGGAAATGTCGCATCTCATGAATTCTCAACGTCTGTCTATCCATTTATTTTGCGGGGCATAACATTGTTTGGAATTGATTCTGTTCAATGTCCTATGGATATTAGACTAAAAATCTGGAATGCTTTAGCCTCAGATTGGAAGCCTAATAATTTAAATGATAATGTAGATGAAGTGTCTTTAGAAGGATTAAGTAAAAAAATAGATATGATATTAGCAGGTAAGCACAAAGGTAGAACTATAGTTAATCTTGAATTATAA
- a CDS encoding ArsR/SmtB family transcription factor encodes MTEVMDVFKVLSDETRLRTMILLYNKSLCVCQIQAVLEETQPKISKHLGKLRDLNFVQSKRLEQMMYYNIDDSNKLLISLLKDIILHLENDATYKKDMHRLEHVEDYIQVKAFEA; translated from the coding sequence GTGACAGAAGTTATGGATGTTTTTAAGGTATTATCAGATGAAACACGTTTAAGAACCATGATCTTACTCTATAATAAAAGTTTGTGTGTATGTCAAATCCAAGCCGTACTAGAGGAAACACAACCTAAGATCTCAAAGCATCTGGGCAAACTAAGAGACTTGAATTTTGTTCAATCTAAAAGACTGGAGCAAATGATGTATTATAACATTGATGACTCCAATAAATTGTTAATCTCTCTGCTTAAAGATATCATTCTTCACTTAGAGAATGATGCTACATATAAGAAAGACATGCATAGGTTAGAGCATGTAGAAGACTATATTCAGGTAAAAGCATTTGAGGCATAA
- a CDS encoding IS3 family transposase — protein MQDNSDQGAQYTSHEYHSYIESCGIIASMSRPGTPIDNAPIESFFSTLKAEWLPDTSNMTIEEIAKDIDEYIEFYNNERIQLRTKMSPFEYRQGAA, from the coding sequence ATTCAGGATAATAGTGATCAAGGGGCTCAATATACTTCTCATGAATATCACAGCTATATTGAAAGTTGTGGTATTATAGCTTCTATGTCTAGGCCTGGTACTCCTATTGATAATGCACCTATAGAAAGCTTCTTTTCCACATTAAAGGCAGAATGGTTGCCAGACACAAGTAATATGACTATTGAAGAGATTGCAAAGGATATAGATGAATATATTGAATTTTATAACAACGAACGAATTCAGTTAAGAACTAAAATGTCACCGTTTGAATATCGTCAAGGTGCTGCTTAG
- a CDS encoding ArsR/SmtB family transcription factor: MELSEIFKTLGDENRLRILGILFKRELCVCEVEMILNMTQSNVSRHLAKLKNAGIISYDKKAQWVYYEISKKFIERYPKLYELLVEESKTSRTYEKDMALLEKYKDSKCSFVEFKETIL, translated from the coding sequence ATGGAACTATCGGAAATATTCAAAACACTTGGTGATGAAAATAGGCTTAGAATTCTAGGTATATTATTCAAAAGAGAATTATGTGTTTGTGAAGTTGAAATGATTTTAAATATGACACAATCTAATGTATCAAGGCATCTGGCAAAACTTAAAAACGCCGGTATTATTAGCTATGATAAAAAAGCACAATGGGTTTATTATGAGATTAGTAAAAAGTTTATAGAACGTTACCCTAAGCTTTATGAATTGTTAGTTGAAGAAAGTAAAACAAGTAGGACATATGAAAAAGATATGGCATTACTTGAGAAGTATAAGGATAGTAAGTGTTCTTTCGTAGAATTTAAAGAGACAATTTTGTAA
- a CDS encoding GGDEF domain-containing protein — protein MNEFVLHRDLHVDPLTRLKNFIQFIEEDYTTLFGTSGIICIFDITNLSELNRDSGRETGDLIIRTAARVLCQFFPREIVYRTEGDAFTIIIKDSNEAFIEDVLDEAKNYYRQEMRENGYHDITLHSILYAYEEPITSLEDYYMFVVKEDKKVDSSLKYSGEGMVRNILGGVINRFRQSLDYYEEVYNYALIDEISGLPNAKAANQYLANRVTRTGRKTDQYCVLFIDGDDLRYYNDVSYQAGNQMIKKLGTIINEAIRDEDKVFRWLSGDEFIVILENTDHVIGETLAERIRARIESQQEDFLFETTVSIGVASYPIDGRDVDQIIYYAEKATKIAKEQGKNQVVSWREVDVAAI, from the coding sequence ATGAATGAATTTGTTCTGCATAGGGATCTACATGTAGACCCCTTAACACGACTAAAAAATTTCATTCAATTCATTGAAGAAGATTACACCACTCTTTTTGGGACCAGTGGTATTATCTGTATTTTTGATATCACAAATTTAAGTGAACTCAATCGGGATTCAGGTAGAGAAACCGGCGATCTGATTATAAGAACAGCGGCCCGAGTTTTGTGTCAGTTTTTCCCAAGGGAAATTGTTTATCGGACAGAAGGCGATGCTTTCACAATCATAATCAAAGACAGTAACGAGGCCTTCATTGAAGATGTATTGGATGAGGCAAAGAATTATTATCGCCAAGAAATGCGAGAAAATGGTTATCATGACATAACATTGCATTCGATTTTATATGCATATGAAGAGCCGATTACTTCCTTAGAGGATTATTATATGTTTGTGGTTAAGGAAGATAAAAAAGTAGATAGTAGCCTCAAGTACTCCGGTGAAGGTATGGTTAGAAACATCCTTGGCGGTGTCATCAATAGGTTCAGACAATCTTTAGATTATTATGAAGAAGTCTATAATTATGCTTTGATTGATGAAATATCAGGTCTGCCCAATGCTAAAGCAGCAAATCAGTACTTGGCCAATAGGGTCACGCGAACAGGAAGAAAGACGGATCAGTATTGTGTCTTGTTTATTGATGGGGACGACCTTAGGTATTATAATGATGTAAGCTATCAAGCCGGCAATCAGATGATTAAAAAGCTAGGCACGATTATTAATGAAGCCATAAGAGATGAGGACAAGGTTTTCAGGTGGCTAAGTGGTGACGAGTTTATAGTGATTTTAGAAAACACAGACCATGTGATTGGTGAGACACTAGCAGAACGTATACGTGCTAGAATTGAAAGTCAACAAGAGGATTTCCTTTTTGAAACCACAGTATCTATTGGCGTAGCCAGTTACCCCATAGATGGACGTGATGTGGATCAAATTATTTATTATGCTGAAAAGGCGACAAAGATTGCAAAAGAACAAGGTAAGAACCAAGTAGTCAGTTGGCGTGAAGTGGACGTAGCGGCAATATAA
- the arsD gene encoding arsenite efflux transporter metallochaperone ArsD: MIIEFYDPPMCCSTGLCGPSVDESLVKLGENIEHIKNKYEGAKVERYMITQQPMKFKENESVFKLVKEKGRDILPITTLNGNIIKFGSYPTFEELEQKINE; the protein is encoded by the coding sequence ATGATAATAGAATTTTATGATCCACCAATGTGTTGTTCAACAGGTCTTTGCGGTCCAAGTGTCGATGAGAGCCTTGTAAAGCTCGGTGAGAATATCGAACACATTAAGAACAAATATGAGGGTGCAAAAGTGGAACGCTATATGATTACCCAGCAACCGATGAAGTTTAAAGAAAACGAAAGTGTTTTCAAACTCGTTAAAGAAAAAGGTAGAGATATCCTACCTATCACCACACTTAATGGTAACATCATAAAATTCGGGTCCTATCCGACTTTTGAAGAATTGGAGCAAAAAATCAATGAATAA
- a CDS encoding site-specific integrase, whose product MTIKTICELCLQAVTDAGYNESTIFNYQGVIRRFKKFCMKKNVTEYSYDIGEQYANDVISKKTGKFSKNRYHTQGRFIRLIDSYFDTGTFDFSVVKRGKISPKNQQHKIIYEDYQKFLKSIYDNENTIHFYEYGMYCILEFLVNISVYNLCDLEPHMVIRYIKETKQTRQREVLCELRNIFRYLERTDLTSAIAGIHAPRIHKIIPLLTDEECKKLESVITDGKITLRDAAIVIIGLSCGIRACDLINLKLSDIDWNNDIITFRQSKTGNLVCLPLTPTVGNAIARYIVNERPDVESNFLFLRTLAPFTPLSDHASCHAIVSKVFMSAGIDKGSRIWGMHMLRHNAASTIVRNEVPIETIAAILGHSTPDTTDIYITTDVERLKECVLPMANISKEVNP is encoded by the coding sequence ATGACAATTAAAACCATTTGCGAACTTTGTCTTCAAGCAGTAACTGATGCAGGCTATAATGAGTCAACAATCTTCAACTATCAAGGTGTTATAAGGCGATTCAAAAAGTTCTGTATGAAAAAGAATGTGACAGAATACTCATACGATATCGGTGAACAGTATGCCAATGATGTTATCAGCAAGAAAACAGGAAAATTCAGTAAAAACCGATATCATACTCAAGGAAGGTTTATTAGGCTGATAGATTCTTACTTCGACACAGGAACCTTTGATTTTTCAGTAGTTAAACGTGGAAAGATTTCGCCAAAAAACCAACAGCATAAGATTATATACGAAGACTATCAAAAATTCCTTAAATCCATTTATGACAACGAAAATACAATTCATTTCTATGAGTATGGAATGTATTGCATTTTAGAATTTTTAGTCAATATTTCTGTTTATAACTTATGTGATCTTGAGCCACATATGGTCATTAGATATATAAAAGAGACCAAGCAAACCAGGCAGCGTGAAGTTTTATGCGAGCTTAGAAATATCTTTAGATATCTTGAAAGAACAGACTTAACATCTGCTATTGCAGGAATACATGCTCCAAGAATTCATAAAATCATTCCACTTCTTACTGATGAAGAATGTAAAAAACTGGAATCAGTTATTACTGATGGCAAGATAACATTAAGGGATGCCGCTATTGTAATCATAGGCTTATCTTGTGGTATTAGAGCTTGTGACTTGATAAATCTTAAACTGTCAGATATAGATTGGAATAATGACATAATTACATTTAGGCAAAGTAAAACTGGAAATCTTGTTTGCTTGCCTCTTACTCCAACAGTTGGGAATGCAATAGCTAGATATATCGTGAATGAACGACCTGATGTAGAAAGTAACTTTCTCTTTCTAAGAACACTTGCACCATTTACCCCACTTTCTGATCACGCTTCATGTCATGCCATTGTGAGCAAGGTATTTATGAGTGCAGGTATCGATAAAGGTTCACGCATTTGGGGTATGCATATGCTCAGGCATAACGCCGCATCAACTATAGTGAGAAATGAAGTTCCGATAGAGACTATTGCAGCTATACTAGGACATTCAACTCCTGATACAACTGATATATACATAACAACCGACGTTGAAAGACTCAAAGAATGTGTACTTCCAATGGCTAACATCTCTAAGGAGGTGAATCCATGA
- a CDS encoding MFS transporter: MIKDNQDSITQEPLDEQNNIDELNKTPYPEHWIRKTVLFLLSQSFSLFGSALVQFAIIWHITLTTQSGVMMTISTVFAFLPQLVISLFAGVWADRYNRKTLMILSDFLIASATLVLAILFYMGYGSLWALFIVSGIRSLGAGIQTPAVNAFLPQIVPTAKLMKVNGINNSIGSLIMLVSPIVSGLLLATSTLEVTFMIDVMTATIAILILIALKVPPHEKALSLQQEGYFDDLKAGLLYVRDNRFIKEMLIFYAVFFFLLVPVAFLTPLMVARSFGDDVWRLTANEVVFFLGSILGGILISIWKGLENHIHTIAISCSLLGIFTLGLGLSKYFSIYLFFMFLSGLIVPFFVAAITTLLQERIDNNMQGRIFGLTQIVMAGVMPLGMVIVGPIADLVAIEILFVITGFLMALLGIKVYFNKSSQA; the protein is encoded by the coding sequence ATGATTAAGGATAATCAAGACTCAATCACACAAGAACCTTTAGATGAACAAAATAACATAGATGAACTCAACAAAACCCCATACCCGGAACATTGGATACGTAAGACCGTTTTGTTTTTACTAAGTCAAAGCTTTTCTTTATTCGGTTCTGCTTTGGTTCAATTTGCGATCATATGGCATATTACCTTAACAACACAATCCGGTGTTATGATGACCATCTCCACTGTATTTGCCTTTCTTCCCCAACTCGTTATCTCTCTTTTTGCCGGAGTCTGGGCCGATCGGTACAACCGTAAAACACTGATGATCCTTTCGGATTTTCTTATTGCAAGTGCAACGTTAGTTCTAGCTATCTTGTTTTATATGGGATACGGCAGCTTATGGGCGCTTTTTATCGTTTCCGGCATACGCTCTTTAGGGGCAGGTATTCAAACCCCTGCTGTTAATGCTTTTTTACCACAGATTGTCCCTACGGCTAAACTGATGAAAGTCAATGGTATCAACAATAGCATCGGCTCTTTAATTATGTTGGTTTCTCCCATTGTCAGCGGCCTTTTACTTGCTACCTCCACTTTAGAAGTTACTTTTATGATTGATGTCATGACCGCAACCATTGCCATCCTGATTCTTATAGCTTTAAAAGTGCCACCCCATGAAAAAGCCCTCTCGCTGCAACAAGAGGGTTATTTCGATGATCTAAAAGCTGGTCTACTTTATGTACGTGATAACCGCTTCATAAAAGAGATGCTGATTTTTTATGCTGTCTTTTTCTTTTTGTTGGTTCCCGTTGCATTTCTAACACCGCTAATGGTGGCACGTTCTTTTGGTGATGATGTTTGGCGTCTGACGGCTAATGAAGTTGTTTTTTTCCTAGGTTCTATTTTAGGTGGTATCTTGATTTCCATATGGAAAGGCCTAGAAAACCATATCCATACCATCGCTATATCTTGTAGCCTATTGGGTATCTTCACCCTTGGTCTCGGGCTCTCCAAATACTTTTCCATCTACCTATTTTTCATGTTTCTAAGTGGACTCATCGTACCATTTTTTGTTGCTGCTATCACCACATTGCTTCAAGAAAGAATCGATAACAATATGCAAGGAAGAATCTTCGGTTTGACTCAGATCGTCATGGCCGGCGTCATGCCCCTAGGTATGGTCATCGTAGGTCCAATTGCTGACCTTGTCGCAATAGAAATTCTTTTTGTCATCACCGGTTTTCTAATGGCACTCCTTGGTATAAAAGTATATTTCAACAAAAGTTCTCAAGCTTAA
- a CDS encoding permease, whose amino-acid sequence MLDFLNGVWSVFTSILKFEWLYDLVAALVENVFKLSMDTNLGSSVHFFIYDVIKILMLLSIMIFLISYIRSYFPPERTKKILENFSGIKGNIMASLLGTVTPFCSCSSVPIFIGFVESGIPLGVTFSFLITSPLINQGAIIVLLAAFGWKVAALYIAMGVIIGIIGGIVIGKFNLESEVEGYVYEMSMGDVEIQTLTKKERISFSIEEVIKIVKHVWIYLLIGIGLGAAIHGWAPADILTKYAGPDNPFAVLVGVAVGIPLYADVIGTIPIAEALISKGMGMGTALSFMMAVAALSLPAMILLRKVIKPKLLAIFVAITSFGIILVGYLFNFLLH is encoded by the coding sequence ATGTTAGATTTTTTAAATGGGGTATGGAGTGTTTTTACCAGTATTCTAAAATTCGAGTGGTTATATGACTTGGTAGCGGCTTTGGTGGAAAATGTGTTTAAGCTATCTATGGATACCAACTTAGGATCTTCAGTGCATTTTTTCATCTATGATGTGATTAAGATTCTAATGCTTCTAAGTATTATGATTTTCTTAATCTCATATATAAGAAGTTATTTTCCACCTGAGCGAACAAAGAAAATTCTTGAGAATTTCAGTGGTATAAAAGGAAACATCATGGCGTCACTGCTTGGAACTGTAACGCCTTTTTGTTCTTGTTCATCGGTGCCAATCTTTATTGGATTTGTTGAGAGTGGCATACCACTTGGTGTGACTTTTTCATTCTTAATTACATCTCCACTGATTAATCAAGGCGCTATTATTGTACTGTTAGCAGCGTTTGGTTGGAAAGTAGCAGCACTGTACATAGCCATGGGTGTCATTATTGGTATTATTGGAGGTATTGTCATAGGGAAGTTCAACCTAGAAAGTGAAGTTGAAGGTTATGTGTACGAGATGTCCATGGGCGATGTGGAAATACAAACACTCACAAAAAAAGAACGTATTAGTTTTTCGATAGAAGAAGTAATAAAGATTGTAAAGCATGTGTGGATTTATTTATTAATTGGTATAGGACTTGGTGCAGCGATACATGGTTGGGCACCTGCAGATATTCTGACCAAATACGCCGGACCGGATAATCCCTTTGCTGTTTTAGTAGGTGTGGCTGTTGGTATACCACTTTATGCAGACGTCATAGGTACGATTCCGATAGCAGAAGCATTGATATCAAAAGGTATGGGCATGGGTACTGCTTTATCCTTTATGATGGCTGTAGCGGCCTTATCTTTACCGGCTATGATCTTACTTAGAAAAGTGATTAAACCTAAATTACTTGCAATATTTGTTGCAATAACAAGTTTTGGTATAATATTAGTAGGTTACTTATTTAACTTTTTACTACATTAG